In the genome of Photobacterium sp. TY1-4, one region contains:
- a CDS encoding rhomboid family intramembrane serine protease, whose translation MQLKQIPYMTLILVAATITTSLTVNYLISGTLFGKIKVPDLEPFGGYTVEHIADFELWRLVVSQLIHVKQAHMFYNALSLLALGYLLERRIGSLTFTFIWLFAGAAGTFVSTFTVPAPWNLGTGGSQAILALAAAGLVLYICAQLKSKFMLSVIALTILPAFALDLIYAENHLPKPGHVVSFSLGLLFTAYLLRRSSANYNHT comes from the coding sequence ATGCAGCTCAAGCAAATCCCATACATGACCCTGATCTTGGTTGCCGCCACAATCACCACCTCTTTGACTGTGAATTACCTTATTTCAGGGACGTTGTTCGGGAAAATTAAAGTGCCGGATTTAGAGCCATTCGGGGGTTACACCGTCGAACATATTGCCGATTTTGAGCTGTGGAGACTCGTCGTGTCTCAGCTCATTCATGTCAAGCAAGCCCATATGTTTTACAATGCGCTGTCACTTCTGGCGTTGGGTTATCTGCTTGAACGTCGAATTGGCAGCCTGACTTTTACTTTCATCTGGTTGTTTGCAGGGGCTGCCGGGACTTTCGTCAGTACGTTTACGGTTCCCGCACCATGGAATTTAGGTACTGGGGGCTCTCAAGCCATTTTAGCGTTGGCTGCAGCCGGGCTAGTCCTGTATATCTGCGCTCAACTCAAAAGCAAGTTCATGTTATCCGTTATAGCGTTGACAATATTACCGGCATTTGCCCTCGACCTGATTTACGCGGAAAACCACCTTCCAAAGCCGGGTCATGTGGTTAGCTTTTCACTGGGGCTTCTATTTACGGCTTACTTGCTACGGAGATCAAGTGCGAACTACAACCACACCTGA
- a CDS encoding type VI secretion system amidase effector protein Tae4, translating into MSAMMAIRPSLLKMKLAFAKVNRDVPEVGSLIGGKVNHNINVLTPEQGRFENACAIRMSYALNYAGFKVPYIKGKTISGGQGHWYIYRVKDLINFLHDSFGNPEVVIDAPHTDKLSEYKGILVVDVDVWSDASGHATIWTGNRCTDHCYFSLAKKAYLWQLKD; encoded by the coding sequence ATGAGTGCCATGATGGCTATACGTCCAAGCTTGTTGAAAATGAAGTTAGCATTTGCAAAAGTAAATAGAGATGTTCCTGAAGTCGGAAGTCTAATCGGTGGTAAAGTAAATCACAATATTAACGTATTAACTCCTGAGCAAGGACGATTTGAGAATGCATGTGCAATTCGCATGTCCTACGCTTTGAACTACGCTGGGTTTAAAGTGCCATATATAAAAGGAAAAACAATTTCAGGTGGTCAAGGTCACTGGTATATTTATCGAGTGAAAGACTTAATCAACTTTTTACACGATAGCTTCGGTAATCCGGAGGTCGTTATTGATGCTCCCCATACAGACAAACTTTCCGAATACAAAGGCATATTAGTTGTTGATGTTGATGTATGGTCAGACGCTTCTGGTCATGCCACGATTTGGACTGGTAACAGATGTACAGATCATTGTTATTTTTCTTTAGCGAAAAAGGCGTACTTATGGCAATTAAAAGACTAA
- the torD gene encoding molecular chaperone TorD translates to MQEMIAFNEQRAEIYWWMSSLLSRELTAEDLNHYHSGEILTFLSGLAMTPELKQPAADFQNALQRLATRADAQLELAADFCGLFLSTPKTGALPYASIYVGQSGLLNDQPAQEMNQWLERYDIAQRKDFNEPADHLAVELDFMGNLIIRANQQADEQAAEPLMQAQLAFLDTMLLNWLPAFAQACQSRDPFGFYAAAVNLLLAFCRLDRTFLAGEAQEA, encoded by the coding sequence ATGCAAGAAATGATTGCTTTCAACGAACAACGTGCGGAAATCTACTGGTGGATGTCTTCCCTGCTCTCACGCGAGCTGACGGCTGAAGATCTCAACCACTATCACAGCGGCGAGATCCTCACATTTCTCTCCGGTCTGGCCATGACGCCGGAGCTCAAGCAGCCGGCAGCGGATTTCCAAAACGCGCTACAGCGGCTGGCAACCCGTGCCGATGCACAGCTGGAACTGGCGGCAGACTTCTGCGGCCTGTTTCTCAGCACCCCGAAAACCGGCGCCCTGCCTTATGCGTCGATCTACGTCGGCCAGAGCGGCCTGCTCAATGACCAACCAGCGCAGGAGATGAATCAGTGGCTTGAACGTTACGACATTGCCCAGCGCAAGGACTTTAACGAACCGGCCGATCACCTTGCTGTTGAGCTGGATTTCATGGGCAACCTCATTATCCGCGCCAATCAGCAAGCTGATGAGCAAGCGGCCGAGCCGCTGATGCAGGCACAGCTAGCCTTCCTCGACACCATGCTGCTGAACTGGCTGCCGGCATTCGCGCAGGCTTGCCAGTCACGGGACCCGTTTGGCTTCTACGCTGCTGCCGTCAACCTGCTGCTCGCCTTTTGTCGGCTTGACCGCACCTTTCTGGCCGGTGAAGCCCAAGAAGCATAA
- the torA gene encoding trimethylamine-N-oxide reductase TorA, with product MATPTQTQGITRRRFLSGLVAASAASVVGTSLLAPRKAMAAHETKANFTGEVLSGSHWGAFRAKVENGVWVDTVPFEKDKHPTTMINGVREVVYNPARVKYPMVRLDWLKHGYKSDTTQRGDNRFVRVPWSQALDFFYHELERVQTSYGPSALYAGHTGWQSVGKLHSAGTMMSRAIGLHGTYLGKMGDYSTGAAQVVLPYVAGAMEVYEQQTSWPLVLEHSDTIVIWGSDPIKNLQVGWLVPDHSPYAYYQQLAEKVKNKEIKVIYIDPVRSQTQKFVGGEQIPVNPQTDVPLMLAIAHTLYKEDLYSKDFIADYTTGFDKFLPYLLGEKDGIEKTPEWAEKICGIDAGTIRALARQMAGGRTQIIGGWCLQRMQHGEQYAWMLVVVAAMLGQIGLPGGGFGFGWHYNDAGSTTSNGPLMSGFSGVTGVDPIHNGSFKGYSTYIPVARFVDCIENPGKTIQWNGHDVKFPHMKMAIFCGNNPFHHHQDRNKMIKVWRKLETVISIDHQWTATCRFADIVLPATTTHERNDIEQYGNHSNAGIIALPQVVDPMFEAKDDFDIFRDLCRRFDREEEFTGGKSQMDWIEHIYNGARLQGRGLGVRMPNFRKFWDGEGFVEFPEGQAWVRHASFRNEPDLEPLGTASGLIEIYCKTIAQMGYDDCQGHPMWFEKKERSHGGPRSDKFPLNLQSTHPNHRLHSQLCSSTEHRASYAVADREPIYINTKDAKARGIQSGDIVRVFNDRGQVLAGAVVTDDYKTGVCRIHEGAWYSPLEGGKPGTLCTYGDPNVLTQDIGSSKLAQATSAASALVDIEKYTGTVPPVTGFSGPTEVTDINPLFPAMDLD from the coding sequence ATGGCGACTCCAACTCAAACTCAAGGCATCACGCGCCGTCGCTTTCTCTCCGGTCTGGTCGCTGCCAGTGCCGCATCTGTCGTCGGCACCAGCCTGCTGGCGCCACGTAAAGCCATGGCCGCCCACGAAACCAAAGCGAACTTCACCGGTGAGGTTCTGTCCGGCTCCCACTGGGGTGCCTTCCGCGCCAAAGTCGAAAACGGCGTCTGGGTCGATACCGTGCCGTTCGAGAAAGACAAGCACCCAACCACGATGATCAACGGCGTGCGGGAAGTGGTCTATAACCCGGCCCGGGTCAAATACCCGATGGTCCGCCTCGACTGGCTCAAGCACGGCTACAAATCAGATACCACCCAGCGTGGTGACAACCGCTTCGTCCGCGTGCCTTGGTCTCAGGCGCTGGACTTCTTCTATCACGAGCTGGAGCGTGTCCAGACGTCATACGGCCCGAGCGCGCTGTATGCCGGTCATACCGGTTGGCAGTCGGTGGGTAAACTGCACTCCGCCGGAACCATGATGAGCCGCGCAATTGGCCTGCACGGTACTTACCTCGGCAAAATGGGCGACTACTCGACCGGTGCCGCTCAGGTGGTGCTGCCGTATGTGGCCGGGGCCATGGAAGTGTATGAGCAGCAAACCTCCTGGCCGCTGGTGCTGGAGCATTCTGACACCATCGTGATCTGGGGCTCTGACCCAATCAAGAACCTTCAGGTGGGCTGGCTGGTGCCGGACCACAGCCCTTATGCGTACTACCAGCAACTGGCCGAGAAGGTGAAGAATAAAGAGATCAAAGTGATCTACATTGATCCGGTGCGCTCTCAGACCCAGAAATTCGTCGGCGGCGAGCAGATCCCGGTCAACCCGCAAACCGATGTGCCGCTGATGCTGGCCATTGCCCATACCCTGTATAAAGAAGATCTCTATAGCAAAGACTTCATTGCCGACTACACGACTGGTTTTGACAAGTTCCTGCCTTACCTGCTGGGTGAGAAAGACGGCATCGAGAAGACCCCGGAATGGGCCGAAAAAATCTGTGGCATTGATGCCGGGACTATCCGTGCGCTGGCGCGCCAGATGGCCGGTGGCCGTACGCAAATCATCGGCGGCTGGTGTCTGCAACGAATGCAGCACGGCGAACAATACGCCTGGATGCTGGTTGTTGTGGCGGCGATGCTGGGTCAAATCGGCCTGCCGGGCGGCGGTTTCGGTTTCGGCTGGCACTACAACGATGCCGGTTCAACCACCTCGAACGGCCCGCTGATGTCCGGCTTTAGCGGTGTCACGGGTGTCGATCCGATCCACAACGGCTCATTCAAGGGTTACTCCACTTACATTCCGGTGGCACGATTCGTCGACTGTATCGAAAACCCGGGCAAAACCATCCAGTGGAACGGCCATGATGTGAAATTCCCGCACATGAAAATGGCGATTTTCTGCGGCAACAACCCGTTCCACCACCATCAGGATCGCAACAAGATGATCAAGGTCTGGCGCAAGCTGGAAACCGTGATCAGCATCGATCACCAGTGGACTGCGACCTGCCGTTTTGCCGACATCGTGCTGCCGGCGACCACCACCCATGAGCGCAACGACATCGAGCAATACGGTAACCATTCGAACGCCGGGATCATTGCCCTGCCGCAAGTGGTCGACCCGATGTTCGAAGCCAAAGATGATTTCGATATTTTCCGCGATCTGTGCCGTCGCTTCGACCGCGAGGAAGAGTTCACCGGTGGCAAGAGCCAGATGGACTGGATCGAACACATTTACAACGGTGCCCGCCTGCAAGGCCGTGGCCTGGGTGTGCGGATGCCGAACTTCCGCAAGTTCTGGGATGGTGAGGGCTTTGTCGAGTTTCCGGAAGGTCAGGCCTGGGTCCGCCATGCCTCGTTCCGCAACGAACCAGATCTGGAGCCGTTGGGCACCGCTTCGGGCCTGATTGAGATCTACTGTAAGACGATTGCCCAGATGGGCTATGACGACTGTCAGGGCCACCCGATGTGGTTTGAGAAGAAAGAGCGCAGCCACGGCGGCCCGCGTTCCGACAAGTTCCCGCTCAACTTGCAGAGTACGCACCCGAACCACCGTCTGCACTCGCAGTTGTGCTCCTCAACCGAGCACCGGGCGAGCTACGCGGTGGCCGACCGCGAGCCGATCTACATCAACACCAAAGATGCCAAAGCGCGGGGCATTCAGTCCGGTGATATCGTGCGTGTCTTCAACGATCGGGGTCAGGTGCTGGCCGGTGCCGTGGTGACCGACGACTATAAAACCGGGGTTTGCCGCATCCATGAAGGTGCCTGGTACAGCCCACTGGAAGGCGGCAAGCCGGGTACCCTGTGTACCTACGGCGATCCGAACGTCCTGACGCAGGATATCGGCTCTTCCAAACTGGCACAGGCCACTTCAGCGGCCTCGGCGCTGGTCGACATCGAAAAATACACCGGCACGGTCCCACCAGTAACCGGCTTCAGCGGCCCGACGGAAGTAACCGACATTAACCCGCTGTTCCCGGCGATGGATCTCGACTAA
- the torC gene encoding pentaheme c-type cytochrome TorC, which translates to MKKLWQKIIKPSSKYSILALVVVGVGISLAGTFVVHKGFEVTSTIEFCTSCHTMEQNYAEYKETVHFKNASGVQAQCVDCHQPKDFPGKVFRKLEAAKDLYHHFVTGKIDTPEQFEDHRLEMAQTVWERMSRQNSKTCKSCHSYDDMDHSKQSAKAAFEMKKAAAEDMNCIECHKGIAHELPNMAGGFQKDFQALQATANAQGATATTLYSLGEKILFATADANGKVQGKLLPASEIEVLGRQDNMLNIKITGWLEKSGKGRVMTEYMGKRVFKATIRGDVKATQQVISEETDHATDIVWQQVSVEAWVTAEDMIDNIQPIWQYAEQMYGSTCNACHAAPDPAHFSANGWISGLNAMSAYYRLSKTEERTLLKYLQNHGKDTGGAGAH; encoded by the coding sequence ATGAAAAAACTTTGGCAAAAAATAATAAAGCCAAGCAGCAAGTATTCCATCCTTGCGCTGGTCGTGGTCGGGGTTGGGATCTCCCTGGCGGGAACCTTTGTGGTTCATAAAGGATTCGAAGTCACCTCAACCATCGAGTTTTGTACTTCTTGTCACACCATGGAGCAGAACTACGCCGAGTATAAAGAAACGGTACACTTCAAAAACGCTTCCGGCGTCCAGGCACAATGCGTGGACTGCCACCAACCGAAAGATTTTCCAGGCAAAGTGTTCCGCAAATTAGAAGCGGCCAAAGATCTCTATCACCACTTTGTGACCGGCAAAATCGACACGCCGGAACAATTCGAAGATCACCGACTCGAAATGGCCCAGACAGTGTGGGAGCGCATGAGTCGTCAGAATTCGAAAACCTGTAAGAGCTGTCACTCCTATGACGACATGGATCACAGCAAACAATCGGCGAAAGCGGCCTTCGAAATGAAGAAAGCAGCGGCCGAAGATATGAACTGTATCGAGTGTCACAAAGGGATTGCCCACGAACTGCCGAACATGGCCGGCGGGTTCCAGAAAGACTTCCAGGCACTGCAAGCCACTGCCAATGCTCAGGGCGCGACCGCAACAACCCTTTACTCACTGGGTGAGAAAATACTGTTTGCCACTGCGGATGCCAACGGCAAAGTGCAAGGGAAGCTGCTGCCGGCTTCTGAAATTGAAGTGCTGGGCCGTCAGGACAACATGCTGAACATTAAGATCACCGGCTGGCTGGAAAAATCCGGCAAAGGACGGGTAATGACCGAGTACATGGGTAAACGCGTATTCAAAGCCACCATTCGCGGCGATGTAAAAGCAACCCAGCAAGTGATCTCCGAAGAGACCGACCACGCGACCGATATCGTCTGGCAGCAGGTGTCGGTGGAAGCCTGGGTGACTGCTGAAGACATGATCGACAACATTCAACCGATCTGGCAATACGCCGAGCAGATGTACGGCTCAACCTGCAACGCCTGCCATGCAGCGCCGGATCCGGCACACTTCTCCGCCAACGGCTGGATTTCAGGCCTGAATGCCATGAGCGCCTACTACCGCCTGAGCAAGACAGAAGAGCGCACGCTGCTGAAATATCTGCAGAACCACGGTAAAGACACCGGTGGCGCCGGCGCCCACTAA
- the torR gene encoding two-component system response regulator TorR, producing MSHHILVVEDEVVTRAKLVGYFENEGYQVSEADSGERMREIMANERIDLVMLDINLPGEDGLLLTRELRSRSEVGIILVTGRVDSIDRIVGLEMGADDYVTKPFELRELLVRVKNLLWRIGLAEKARIKGAVSPQDSHIISFGHWQFDINRRALTHHGEPVKLTKAEYELLVAFSSHPNVVLSRERILNMLSHRVEAPNDRTIDVLIRRMRAKMETDPKNPQIFVTVHGEGYMFAGDS from the coding sequence ATGAGTCATCACATTCTTGTTGTCGAAGATGAGGTTGTAACCCGCGCCAAACTGGTGGGGTATTTTGAAAATGAGGGTTATCAGGTCAGTGAGGCCGACAGCGGGGAGCGGATGCGGGAAATTATGGCCAATGAGCGCATCGATTTGGTGATGCTGGATATTAATCTGCCCGGGGAAGATGGCTTGTTGTTGACCCGGGAGCTGAGAAGTCGCTCTGAAGTCGGTATTATTCTGGTGACGGGACGGGTGGACAGTATCGACCGGATTGTCGGCCTGGAGATGGGCGCGGATGATTACGTCACCAAGCCTTTTGAGCTGCGCGAGCTGTTGGTTCGGGTGAAAAACCTGTTATGGCGCATTGGGTTAGCGGAAAAGGCCCGTATAAAAGGGGCGGTGAGCCCGCAAGATAGCCATATCATTTCGTTCGGTCACTGGCAGTTTGATATCAACCGCCGGGCGCTGACCCACCATGGCGAGCCGGTGAAGTTAACCAAGGCGGAGTACGAGTTGCTGGTGGCCTTTTCTTCCCACCCAAATGTGGTGCTGAGCCGCGAGCGGATCCTGAATATGCTGAGCCACCGGGTTGAAGCGCCGAATGACCGGACCATTGATGTTCTGATTCGCCGGATGCGGGCCAAGATGGAAACCGACCCGAAAAACCCACAGATTTTCGTGACGGTTCATGGGGAAGGATATATGTTTGCCGGGGATTCATAA
- the panP gene encoding pyridoxal-dependent aspartate 1-decarboxylase PanP: MAVDNRKADATEESLHRIFTVPEAPDSTLGRIEKEISENLNAFLQTHIAATEKPLVDIEKDFSSADIPETPSFVSDHTHFLLDKLVAQSVHTSAPSFIGHMTSALPYFLMPLSKIMIGLNQNLVKIETSKAFTPLERQVLGMLHNLIYHESEDFYQQWMHSANHSLGAFCSGGTIANITALWVARNQALRPDGDFRGVAQEGLFKAMKHYGYDDLAVLVSERGHYSLKKAADVLGIGRDSLIAIKTDDNNRIDLQALSRTLADLKSRNIKPFAIIGVAGTTETGNIDPLEQMADIAQAHDCHFHVDAAWGGATLMSDKYRSLLRGIERADSVTIDAHKQLYVPMGAGMVIFKNPALMTAIEHHAEYILRKGSKDLGSHTLEGSRSGMAMLLFASMNIISRPGYEMLINNSIEKAKHFAALIEAHPDFELISEPELCLLTYRYVPAATQKALTLASAEEKKALLNALNDLTKFIQKRQRESGKSFVSRTRLNPVKWDRKLTTVFRVVLANPLTTETILEDVLTEQQALAKESSISLPTIQSLTDRILKREQISYS, from the coding sequence ATGGCAGTAGATAATCGAAAAGCCGATGCGACGGAAGAATCGCTGCATCGCATCTTTACCGTGCCGGAGGCACCCGATTCGACCCTGGGCCGGATTGAAAAAGAGATTTCAGAAAACCTGAATGCGTTTCTTCAGACGCACATCGCGGCAACGGAAAAGCCGCTGGTCGACATTGAGAAGGACTTTTCTTCGGCAGATATTCCGGAAACCCCTTCTTTTGTCTCTGACCATACCCATTTCCTGCTTGATAAACTGGTTGCCCAGTCGGTCCATACCTCTGCACCGAGTTTTATCGGCCATATGACCTCGGCATTGCCTTATTTCCTGATGCCGCTGTCCAAAATCATGATTGGCCTGAATCAGAACCTGGTCAAGATTGAGACCTCCAAAGCCTTTACGCCGTTGGAGCGTCAGGTGCTGGGCATGCTGCACAACCTGATCTACCACGAGTCTGAAGACTTCTACCAACAATGGATGCACAGCGCCAACCATTCGCTGGGTGCCTTCTGCTCCGGTGGGACCATTGCCAACATCACGGCGCTGTGGGTGGCTCGCAACCAGGCCCTGCGCCCTGACGGCGACTTCCGGGGCGTGGCCCAGGAAGGTCTGTTCAAAGCCATGAAGCATTACGGCTATGACGATCTGGCGGTGCTGGTGTCCGAGCGCGGCCACTATTCGCTGAAAAAAGCCGCCGATGTTCTGGGCATTGGGCGCGACAGTCTGATTGCGATTAAAACCGATGACAATAACCGAATCGATCTGCAGGCACTGTCACGCACGCTGGCCGACCTGAAATCGCGCAATATCAAGCCGTTCGCGATTATTGGTGTCGCCGGCACGACCGAGACCGGCAACATTGACCCGCTGGAGCAAATGGCCGATATCGCCCAAGCGCACGACTGCCATTTCCACGTTGATGCGGCCTGGGGTGGTGCAACGCTGATGTCCGACAAGTACCGATCCCTGCTGCGCGGGATCGAGCGCGCAGACTCCGTGACCATTGATGCCCACAAGCAGCTGTACGTGCCGATGGGCGCCGGTATGGTCATCTTCAAAAACCCGGCCCTGATGACGGCGATTGAACATCATGCCGAATATATCCTGCGGAAAGGTTCGAAAGATCTGGGCAGCCACACTCTGGAAGGCTCGCGCAGCGGAATGGCGATGCTGCTGTTTGCCAGCATGAATATTATCAGCCGGCCCGGCTATGAAATGCTGATCAACAACAGCATCGAAAAAGCCAAGCACTTTGCTGCCCTGATCGAAGCGCACCCGGACTTTGAGCTGATTTCCGAGCCGGAGCTGTGCCTGCTCACCTATCGCTATGTCCCGGCCGCAACGCAAAAGGCGCTGACACTCGCCTCAGCAGAAGAGAAAAAAGCGTTGCTCAATGCGCTCAATGATCTCACCAAGTTCATTCAGAAGCGGCAGCGGGAATCCGGGAAATCATTCGTCTCCAGAACCCGGCTGAATCCGGTGAAATGGGACCGCAAGCTCACCACCGTGTTCCGGGTCGTGCTGGCCAATCCGCTCACCACCGAGACGATTCTGGAAGACGTGCTGACGGAGCAGCAAGCACTGGCCAAGGAGAGCAGTATCAGCTTACCAACGATCCAATCGCTGACGGATCGCATCTTAAAACGTGAGCAAATTTCGTACTCCTGA
- a CDS encoding MetS family NSS transporter small subunit, with the protein MTFGAIIMMLFGLGITWGGAAYCISVAMKHKQQ; encoded by the coding sequence ATGACATTCGGCGCAATTATCATGATGCTGTTCGGACTTGGGATCACCTGGGGAGGCGCGGCTTACTGCATCTCCGTAGCGATGAAGCACAAGCAACAGTAA
- a CDS encoding sodium-dependent transporter, translating to MKREQWGSRTGFILAAVGSAIGLGNIWRFPYMAYENGGGAFFIPYLFAMLTAGIPFMIMEFSLGHKLRGAAPRAFAKVGVKFEWLGWFQVFIATVIAVYYVAIIGWAISYLGHSFTQSWGSDTNAFFFGEYLKLGDNTPTQLGSLQLHIAIPMAIAWAITFAAIFTGVKGGIERASKIMMPLLFLLVLALISRVVFLPGAMDGLNYLFQPDFSKILDAKVWSAAYGQIFFTLSVGFAIMIAYSSYLPEKSDINNNAFMTVLINCGFSITAGVLIFGVLGYMAQEQAKPLTEVVSAGVGLAFVTIPAAINLLPAPYILGPLFFLALVVAGLSSHISILEAVTSAIIDKLHWSRKKAASVVCGIGFVVSMAFATNGGLLLLDLIDYFINNVALLTSCLIELLIIGWLFKAADVRSYTNNISEFSIGKWFEICIRFLSPAMLAVILGTNLVNTFNDGYGGYAVSDLMLLGWGLVAAMFVVAVIINLASKTHTHQEA from the coding sequence ATGAAACGTGAACAATGGGGCTCCCGTACCGGGTTTATCCTGGCAGCGGTCGGCTCCGCAATCGGTCTGGGGAACATCTGGCGATTCCCGTATATGGCTTATGAAAACGGCGGCGGCGCATTTTTTATTCCTTACCTTTTCGCCATGCTCACTGCCGGTATTCCATTTATGATTATGGAGTTCAGCCTGGGTCATAAATTACGCGGCGCTGCGCCACGTGCTTTTGCGAAGGTTGGCGTTAAGTTTGAATGGCTGGGCTGGTTCCAGGTCTTTATTGCCACCGTGATTGCCGTCTACTATGTCGCCATCATCGGTTGGGCAATTTCCTATCTGGGCCACTCGTTTACCCAGAGCTGGGGCAGTGACACCAACGCCTTTTTCTTCGGCGAATACCTGAAACTGGGCGATAACACCCCGACCCAACTGGGGAGCCTGCAGCTGCATATCGCGATTCCGATGGCGATTGCCTGGGCAATTACTTTTGCGGCGATCTTTACTGGCGTCAAAGGCGGGATCGAACGCGCCAGTAAAATCATGATGCCGCTGTTATTCCTGTTGGTCCTGGCCCTGATCAGCCGCGTCGTATTCCTGCCGGGTGCGATGGATGGCCTGAACTACTTGTTCCAGCCGGACTTCAGTAAGATTCTCGATGCCAAAGTCTGGTCTGCGGCCTACGGTCAGATCTTCTTCACCCTGAGTGTCGGCTTTGCCATCATGATCGCTTACTCCAGCTATCTGCCAGAAAAATCAGATATCAACAACAATGCGTTTATGACGGTGTTGATCAACTGTGGTTTCTCCATCACGGCAGGTGTCTTGATCTTCGGCGTCCTGGGTTACATGGCACAAGAGCAAGCGAAACCGCTGACAGAAGTCGTTTCGGCTGGGGTTGGCCTGGCGTTTGTCACCATTCCGGCGGCAATTAACCTACTGCCGGCACCGTATATCCTGGGTCCGTTGTTCTTCCTGGCTCTGGTTGTTGCTGGCCTGAGCTCGCACATCTCAATCCTGGAAGCGGTCACATCGGCCATCATTGACAAACTGCATTGGTCCCGGAAGAAAGCGGCCTCTGTGGTATGTGGGATCGGCTTTGTGGTATCGATGGCATTCGCCACCAACGGCGGCCTGCTGCTGCTGGATCTGATCGACTACTTTATCAACAACGTGGCACTGCTGACCAGCTGTCTGATTGAACTGCTGATTATCGGCTGGCTGTTCAAAGCGGCAGATGTTCGCAGCTACACCAACAATATTTCAGAGTTCTCAATCGGGAAATGGTTTGAAATCTGTATTCGCTTCCTGAGCCCGGCCATGCTGGCGGTGATTCTGGGGACTAACCTGGTGAACACCTTTAACGACGGCTACGGTGGTTACGCGGTCTCTGATCTGATGCTGCTGGGCTGGGGACTGGTTGCTGCGATGTTTGTTGTAGCAGTAATCATCAATCTGGCATCCAAAACCCACACTCACCAGGAGGCGTAA
- a CDS encoding YnhF family membrane protein: protein MEFDLKLALLTAAIVMSVLLSFGIISVTM, encoded by the coding sequence ATGGAATTCGATTTAAAACTAGCACTCTTAACTGCAGCGATCGTGATGAGTGTGCTGTTGAGTTTCGGTATTATCTCAGTCACCATGTAA